From a region of the Candidatus Brocadia sp. genome:
- a CDS encoding glycosyltransferase, whose translation MKHLIICPEYPPAPIPLGGIGTYVTHISKLLAESGETVHVIGQLWKGAERRIEEKCHGRLIIHRVRLDGGKSFSGRKLSSARKAGAEEGLLASSFPPQYFSWQASLLAESLIEQEGIDLIEAQDYEAPLYYLQLRRALGLGPKRRPPCIIHLHSPTEIIIRYNDWDIGRPYLMTAKRLEDYSIASADALLCPSRYLARQATTHYGLNEGCIQVIPLPIGNIPMLERDKDIWEHGTICYVGRLERRKGVIEWIDAAVDAAPAYPSARFEFIGANILGTDTLRGEKVVERRIPDELKSRFHFRGQQNHSTLLQFLAGARIAVVPSRWENFPNTCVEAMSSGLPVIASREGGMVEMIEDGRTGWLADKAGSVGLRDALRRALGTPSGHLAKMGREASMSIRQMCDNKKVLESHLNFRRLIVNQGAKRSLHLPVNLSWTKRAVFDESPRRTTQNKCEKGIAIVVTCFNTGQFLDSSLQSIRQQTQQPAAVIVVDDKSTEGQTLKALRKSQQDGWQIIQKKNGDLVPAKNTGIETILRSEPNILGFAFLNAGDQLQPGFVATCESVLQHCSEVGLVSCWAHYSGIKNDLWIRPCPGFPYQWLTNEAVPFSIVRAEALREAGNFRIIMSHGYDNWDLFNAVMAAGWIAVTIPAILGDHRVVEDSALLMARVPAFGKMRREILERFPDLIARDAKDIVFLIESSITQSLCEELFTLRRERTTARTMLSTSRQSVVRILKKLKKRVLQRTPVWMSNFISRITAQSERVGKEIR comes from the coding sequence ATGAAACACTTGATTATTTGCCCTGAATATCCACCCGCACCAATACCACTGGGGGGAATCGGTACTTATGTAACTCATATTTCAAAGCTGCTTGCTGAAAGTGGAGAAACCGTACACGTAATTGGCCAACTTTGGAAAGGGGCAGAGAGAAGAATTGAAGAAAAGTGTCATGGAAGGTTGATTATTCATCGCGTCCGTCTCGACGGTGGGAAATCATTTTCGGGACGGAAATTGAGTTCTGCCAGGAAGGCCGGAGCAGAGGAAGGTCTTCTTGCATCGAGTTTCCCCCCTCAATATTTCTCCTGGCAGGCCAGTCTCCTCGCTGAAAGCCTTATTGAGCAGGAAGGAATAGATTTAATCGAGGCGCAGGATTATGAGGCGCCATTGTATTACTTACAACTCCGACGCGCCCTGGGGTTAGGACCAAAAAGACGCCCGCCCTGTATCATCCATTTACACTCTCCCACGGAAATTATTATCCGATACAATGATTGGGATATTGGACGTCCCTATTTAATGACAGCAAAACGGCTTGAGGATTATAGCATTGCGTCTGCCGATGCGCTGCTTTGCCCGAGTCGTTATCTGGCTCGCCAGGCAACAACTCATTATGGATTGAATGAGGGTTGTATTCAGGTTATTCCCCTGCCAATTGGCAACATCCCTATGCTCGAACGAGATAAAGACATATGGGAGCATGGAACGATTTGTTACGTGGGGCGGCTTGAACGACGCAAGGGAGTAATTGAATGGATTGATGCCGCAGTTGATGCCGCACCTGCATATCCGTCAGCACGTTTCGAATTTATAGGGGCTAATATTCTCGGAACAGATACTCTGCGCGGAGAAAAGGTTGTGGAGCGCCGCATTCCGGATGAACTGAAGTCGAGATTTCACTTTCGTGGGCAGCAAAATCATTCGACTCTCCTGCAATTCCTGGCAGGCGCCCGCATAGCTGTTGTTCCATCACGCTGGGAAAACTTCCCCAATACCTGTGTGGAGGCCATGTCTTCAGGGCTTCCTGTCATTGCGTCGCGTGAGGGTGGAATGGTAGAGATGATCGAGGATGGACGAACAGGTTGGCTAGCCGACAAGGCGGGAAGTGTTGGACTTAGAGATGCCCTCAGGCGCGCACTCGGCACACCATCGGGGCACCTTGCCAAGATGGGACGCGAAGCTTCGATGTCCATTCGTCAGATGTGCGATAACAAGAAGGTCTTGGAAAGTCACTTGAACTTTCGTCGTCTGATTGTTAATCAGGGAGCAAAACGCTCCTTGCATTTACCAGTAAATTTATCGTGGACAAAAAGGGCCGTTTTCGATGAATCGCCACGCCGAACAACACAAAATAAATGCGAAAAAGGGATTGCAATCGTAGTTACTTGTTTCAATACGGGACAATTTCTCGACAGTAGTTTGCAGAGCATTAGACAACAGACTCAACAGCCAGCGGCGGTGATTGTTGTGGATGACAAATCGACCGAAGGGCAAACTTTAAAAGCTCTGCGTAAGTCGCAGCAGGACGGATGGCAAATCATTCAGAAAAAAAATGGGGATCTCGTACCAGCCAAGAATACTGGCATTGAAACAATTCTTCGTTCTGAACCAAATATCCTTGGTTTTGCGTTTCTCAATGCAGGGGATCAATTGCAGCCTGGTTTTGTTGCGACCTGTGAATCGGTGTTGCAGCATTGTTCGGAAGTTGGACTTGTTTCCTGCTGGGCTCATTATTCCGGAATCAAAAATGACCTCTGGATCAGACCATGTCCCGGCTTTCCCTATCAATGGCTGACAAACGAGGCTGTTCCTTTCAGCATTGTACGGGCGGAGGCACTCCGTGAGGCTGGCAATTTTCGTATAATCATGAGTCATGGATACGACAATTGGGATCTTTTCAATGCAGTAATGGCAGCCGGATGGATTGCGGTAACCATACCTGCGATACTGGGAGATCATCGAGTTGTGGAAGATTCCGCGCTGCTTATGGCTCGTGTCCCCGCCTTTGGAAAAATGCGGAGAGAAATTCTTGAAAGATTTCCTGATCTCATCGCTCGTGATGCGAAGGATATCGTTTTCCTCATAGAGTCCTCTATTACACAATCGCTGTGCGAAGAACTTTTTACACTCCGGAGGGAGCGCACAACGGCGAGAACGATGCTCAGCACCTCTCGACAATCAGTCGTGCGGATTTTGAAAAAGTTGAAAAAGAGAGTACTTCAGCGTACGCCAGTCTGGATGTCTAATTTTATTTCCCGTATAACAGCCCAATCCGAACGAGTTGGAAAAGAAATACGGTAG
- a CDS encoding glycosyltransferase — translation MNILISAIICTHNRAGYLQKAIQSLMDQRTPTNKYEIVVVDNCSTDSTKKVVDQFSAKGNVRYIFEPTLGLSYARNTGWRSARGKYVAYLDDDAIACPVWLDKILEAFETVTPRPGCVGGRVTPIWEASRPEWLSDWLLHGLTIIDWSDMPHILTNLSEEWLVGANIAFPVEILERVGGFTPNLDRAGNNLLSSGDVFLENQIKNMGYSCFYHPDITIGHHIFESRLSQSWFIRRYYWQGVSDAVIHLLQERPSMLKRLRFAYSQAKILLQSPGKLKTLILPTNNPERFTQKCFTLIILGHIYGVLRFVRPWQ, via the coding sequence ATGAATATACTCATATCAGCTATCATATGCACGCATAATCGTGCTGGGTATTTGCAGAAGGCAATCCAAAGTTTGATGGATCAACGTACCCCCACAAATAAATATGAAATTGTCGTGGTAGACAATTGTTCAACGGATTCCACAAAGAAAGTGGTTGACCAATTTTCAGCCAAGGGCAATGTAAGATACATTTTTGAACCCACTTTAGGCCTTTCGTATGCAAGAAATACCGGCTGGCGTAGTGCACGGGGCAAATATGTTGCTTACCTTGATGATGATGCCATTGCTTGTCCTGTTTGGCTAGACAAAATTTTAGAAGCGTTTGAAACGGTAACGCCGCGACCTGGGTGTGTGGGAGGAAGAGTAACACCCATATGGGAGGCTTCCCGGCCTGAGTGGCTGTCGGATTGGCTTTTACACGGCCTTACTATTATAGACTGGTCAGACATGCCCCATATCCTGACTAATCTTTCTGAAGAATGGCTCGTTGGCGCCAATATCGCCTTTCCGGTTGAAATTCTTGAGCGTGTTGGCGGATTCACGCCAAACCTTGACCGGGCAGGTAATAACCTTTTATCAAGTGGTGATGTATTCCTTGAAAATCAAATAAAAAACATGGGATATTCCTGTTTTTATCATCCGGACATTACTATCGGACATCACATATTTGAATCGCGTCTGAGTCAGTCATGGTTCATTCGGAGATATTATTGGCAGGGCGTTTCTGATGCGGTGATACACCTGCTTCAGGAAAGGCCTTCGATGCTAAAACGACTTCGTTTCGCTTACTCTCAGGCAAAAATCCTCTTACAATCTCCAGGAAAGTTAAAGACCCTTATATTACCTACAAATAACCCTGAGCGGTTTACACAAAAATGTTTTACTCTTATAATATTGGGACATATTTACGGCGTGTTAAGGTTTGTGAGACCATGGCAATAA
- a CDS encoding glycosyltransferase family 4 protein, whose protein sequence is MAINIHLIRTQRPHWGKYSGINQFLNYVDQDKYHINIYTASDNDEDFPVRNKTIRRWLRCAVQRKGMQYYKLSDLTAEIRALRKCLYKKADIVHYMDGEHSAQYLPWLCKLPRKMRPKIVATYHQPPELLNSLTNKKVISKLDHVTVVSPEQTSYFHGLLPPDKITVILHGINVDFFRPGSTPKTGKVFRCITVGHWLRDFKTIREVAEKLVEYKDIEFHIVTSKLTGPRQTGLEGLTNVILYRDTLDDAGLLAQYQQADLLFLPLLQSTANNALLEGIACGLPVVSTYLPSVKAYLPGKEAILIKDNDPKQLADAILHLAHNPWDQRNMAQEARKRAEELDWRNIAPHYEAVYSKLISNCCPTQRNTVIGNGQ, encoded by the coding sequence ATGGCAATAAATATACATCTCATCCGAACCCAACGGCCCCACTGGGGAAAATATTCTGGTATAAATCAGTTTTTGAACTATGTCGATCAGGATAAATATCATATAAATATTTATACTGCCTCAGATAACGACGAGGATTTTCCGGTGCGCAACAAAACGATACGCAGGTGGCTTCGGTGCGCTGTACAAAGAAAGGGTATGCAATATTATAAACTCAGCGACCTGACGGCTGAGATTCGTGCGCTCCGGAAATGCTTATACAAAAAGGCAGATATCGTTCACTACATGGATGGGGAACATTCAGCTCAGTATTTGCCATGGTTATGTAAACTACCCAGGAAGATGCGGCCTAAGATCGTGGCCACGTATCATCAACCTCCGGAACTCCTGAATTCACTTACTAATAAAAAGGTCATTTCTAAGCTCGATCACGTTACGGTTGTATCTCCCGAACAGACATCCTATTTCCATGGGTTATTACCCCCTGATAAAATTACCGTGATTTTACATGGTATAAATGTTGATTTCTTCCGGCCGGGAAGTACCCCAAAAACAGGAAAGGTGTTCAGGTGTATTACCGTTGGACACTGGTTAAGAGATTTCAAGACTATCCGGGAGGTCGCTGAGAAATTGGTGGAATATAAAGACATAGAATTTCATATAGTGACATCAAAACTCACCGGTCCCAGGCAAACTGGACTGGAAGGCTTAACAAACGTTATACTCTATAGAGATACCCTTGACGATGCAGGATTACTAGCGCAGTACCAGCAAGCGGACCTACTCTTTTTACCTTTGTTGCAGTCAACTGCAAACAACGCACTCCTTGAAGGGATTGCCTGTGGATTACCCGTTGTATCCACGTATTTGCCATCGGTAAAGGCATATCTGCCAGGTAAGGAAGCTATTTTAATAAAAGACAACGATCCAAAACAATTGGCAGATGCAATATTACATTTAGCGCATAATCCGTGGGACCAACGAAATATGGCGCAAGAGGCTCGCAAGAGGGCTGAAGAGCTGGATTGGCGTAATATCGCTCCACACTATGAAGCCGTTTATTCAAAACTAATAAGTAACTGCTGTCCAACACAGAGAAATACTGTTATAGGTAATGGGCAATAA
- a CDS encoding class I SAM-dependent methyltransferase → MLMERLITDNPQFHSYKGTFTSWAINPNTLNFLYSMLTPGMSTLETGCGQTTVVFSIARTKHICITPDQGEAERVDQYCTKLGLEKNITFVIDSSDAALPQDGLIPSELDHVFIDGAHRFPIAIIDWYYTVRKLKLGGIVSVDDFKIPSVKILYDFLCTEEEWELIRVMHNTAFFKKLREPMNINDWSGQKINLSYQTSARGFGKKGFIRKLILPQFERILKGKNHG, encoded by the coding sequence ATGCTAATGGAAAGGCTAATCACAGATAATCCACAATTCCATTCTTATAAAGGTACTTTTACAAGTTGGGCCATTAACCCCAATACTTTGAACTTTCTCTATAGCATGCTGACTCCAGGCATGTCAACCCTCGAGACGGGTTGCGGACAAACCACCGTTGTCTTTTCTATTGCTCGTACGAAACATATTTGTATCACACCGGATCAGGGAGAAGCTGAACGAGTAGACCAATATTGTACGAAATTAGGTCTTGAGAAAAATATAACTTTCGTAATTGATAGTTCAGATGCAGCCCTTCCACAGGATGGACTAATACCTTCGGAATTAGATCATGTTTTCATTGATGGTGCACATCGCTTCCCTATAGCGATCATTGACTGGTATTACACCGTACGCAAGCTAAAGCTGGGCGGTATTGTAAGCGTGGATGATTTCAAAATACCATCAGTGAAAATATTATACGATTTTTTGTGTACTGAAGAAGAATGGGAATTAATACGGGTTATGCACAATACGGCATTCTTCAAAAAATTGCGAGAACCAATGAATATAAACGATTGGAGCGGACAGAAAATCAATTTATCATATCAAACCAGTGCGAGAGGTTTCGGAAAAAAAGGTTTTATCCGTAAGTTGATACTTCCTCAGTTCGAACGAATATTAAAGGGTAAAAACCATGGATAA